In the genome of Ignavibacteriales bacterium, one region contains:
- the nadB gene encoding L-aspartate oxidase: MNLKTDVLIIGSGIAGLFTALKVSEYADVIIVTKKDKAESNTNYAQGGIASVIDPNDSYEKHISDTLVAGANLCNEKIVEITIKEGPDRINDLIELGTKFTHKNGKLDLAKEGGHSNPRIVHAKDLTGKIIEKALIEKVMTKKNIHVLENSFAIELITEHNIQQLKTAKLNNRNCWGAYILDVKQNSVFKISSKVTILSTGGIGQVYLHTTNPSIATGDGFAMAYRAGAEMGNMEFIQFHPTSFYNPVQKQQLHNSSFLISEAVRGFGGILRTIDGNEFMKNYDDRKELAPRDIVARAIDNELKKRGDDYVYLDITHKKASETVEHFPNIYETCLKSGIDITKEFIPVVPAAHYACGGVVVDEFARSSLNGLYACGEVSMTGLHGANRLASNSLLEAVVFGYRASLDIKKFLNQNKSEIPEIPEWDDSGTLSSDERVLITHSFKEVKQVMWDYVGIVRSNLRLDKAYKRLHTLFEETEILYKKTKVFEDILELRNIIACAHMIIKSARQRKESRGLHFTLDYPNTDDSNHRFNTILQNKNS; this comes from the coding sequence ATGAATCTCAAAACAGATGTTCTGATAATTGGAAGCGGAATTGCCGGACTGTTCACAGCTCTAAAAGTATCTGAGTATGCTGATGTAATAATCGTTACGAAAAAGGATAAAGCTGAATCGAATACGAATTATGCCCAGGGAGGAATCGCGTCTGTTATAGATCCAAATGATTCATATGAAAAACACATCAGTGATACTCTAGTTGCAGGTGCAAATCTCTGCAATGAAAAAATTGTTGAAATCACAATCAAAGAGGGCCCTGATAGGATAAATGATCTGATTGAGCTTGGTACAAAATTCACTCATAAAAACGGAAAACTTGATCTCGCAAAAGAGGGTGGACATTCAAATCCGAGAATAGTTCATGCTAAAGATCTGACTGGAAAAATAATTGAAAAAGCACTCATCGAAAAAGTCATGACAAAAAAGAATATTCACGTTCTCGAAAATTCATTTGCTATTGAACTAATAACCGAACATAATATTCAGCAGTTGAAGACTGCAAAACTGAATAACAGAAATTGTTGGGGTGCTTATATCCTTGATGTCAAACAAAATTCTGTTTTTAAGATTTCATCCAAAGTAACCATTCTTTCAACCGGAGGAATCGGACAGGTTTATCTTCATACAACAAATCCATCAATCGCAACGGGGGATGGATTTGCAATGGCGTACCGCGCCGGTGCAGAGATGGGCAATATGGAATTCATTCAGTTTCATCCTACATCATTTTATAATCCTGTTCAAAAACAGCAATTACATAATTCTTCATTTCTTATTTCAGAAGCTGTAAGAGGATTTGGCGGAATTCTAAGGACTATTGATGGAAATGAATTCATGAAAAATTATGATGATAGAAAGGAACTTGCCCCGAGAGATATTGTTGCAAGGGCTATTGATAATGAATTAAAAAAACGCGGCGACGATTATGTTTACCTTGATATCACTCACAAAAAAGCCAGTGAAACTGTTGAACATTTTCCTAATATCTATGAGACTTGTTTGAAAAGCGGAATCGATATTACCAAAGAATTTATTCCTGTCGTTCCTGCTGCACATTATGCATGTGGCGGTGTTGTAGTTGATGAATTTGCCAGATCATCTTTAAATGGATTATATGCATGCGGAGAAGTTTCTATGACGGGACTTCACGGAGCCAACCGTCTTGCGAGTAACTCGCTTTTGGAAGCTGTTGTATTTGGTTATAGAGCGTCGTTAGATATAAAAAAATTTCTTAACCAGAATAAAAGTGAAATTCCCGAAATACCTGAGTGGGATGATTCAGGAACTTTATCTTCTGATGAACGTGTTTTGATCACACACAGTTTTAAAGAAGTGAAACAGGTGATGTGGGATTATGTTGGTATAGTCAGGTCAAACTTAAGATTGGATAAAGCTTACAAAAGACTACATACTCTTTTTGAAGAAACAGAAATTCTTTATAAAAAAACAAAAGTATTTGAAGATATATTGGAACTCCGGAATATTATAGCCTGCGCACATATGATTATAAAATCAGCGCGTCAAAGAAAAGAAAGCAGGGGATTACACTTTACACTCGACTATCCCAATACCGACGATTCAAATCATAGGTTCAACACAATTCTCCAGAATAAGAACTCTTAA
- a CDS encoding S8 family serine peptidase, which translates to MRLNAVVIFIIALFLNESVQSQTTYFIKYKANISFSEVDRRITEKTISDAVNLRMVSLPEFSLSYLAKGLGMGDEILGRIIKINFADDVDESNLVSVLSVDPDIEYIQKSTTYKMDLIPNDSLVSQQWALEKINAFDAWNIITGVDTVLLAIIDTGIEYFHPDLQNKIYYNQGEMGLDQFGNDKKSNSIDDDLNGFVDDYMGWDFVDRVGVPTDTNAGDFHNWDNIPYDARKGSNGNHGTFVGGIAGAEFNNTHGIAGVAPSIKLLNIRSFDNGGSGEEDDAAAAILYAVRMGAKVINMSWGDYTFSYVLRDVVRYAYSQNVVLIASSGNSGRNELHYPSGYSEVISVGNSTEEDFVAGNSTWGSTIDLVAPGTNIWSTDMEGKYVKAGGTSASAPFVSGTAALILSKNNFTNEEVRQILKSTTDDIMSTGWDLRSGAGRLNLERALRVLAPSNIGFTFPLMDYATNLDTILIRATVLSPYFVNYSLEVGSDITPTSWNTLISNGLNQFGESEIFRLDIRNFVEGIYTLRLLVTLNNGRTLEERVHFHVMRTPPQVIEVGLGPIYFGERSTINGEFVTNQSAIMRMYYRKYGEPVYNFVTLDGFNTNNQFVKDLHYGFIPTEIVQPNTLYQVYFEAENLAGLKTTVVDSTNNNLPFLIPTEDLPKPTTSVQMNFSLGEGTVIFPEPVSFLSNNNNELLSQPFREGTDFVFFNYYLNGDQFSQYSTDSLLRRYPLRYGDFNNNGLKDLLTINQSNILMLEQTQAGSFSFVKKDSSAKLFYPILVNELLNDGVNYIITQNESPDRYLIWKVNSDLSTSLVDSTFYITRSDSFGSNYTTRSMIVDDIDNDGTKEIWFVDEDGDLKSYKVNPGLVLTKSDSLNVFGLSPAFQQDVLSSGDYNGDGIKDIAILYSTNSIAPAFLLLVVTFSNHSPVILTQKVFLDQSEGYGGGLGVGADVYQSLKFVDVDSDGKDELVVNIFPSSYIFKNINNEDEIIFYSEGSNTKNVFAGDLNQNGVPEISFKINDVFRFFEFANSNRAAVPVNFSGYSVSPSSIRLTWQGSGSKFYIYRGEVPNNLALIDSSQSTEYSDSAVQDSVFYYYSVQAYDLSKPEPYSSLSRTIEVYSHAPGKPVNAVSNSNRSIIVTFSEKMKNVIENLQSFLVPNFGYPNSVSPNTQYSYLLTFNSDLPTGTQQIIISDIKDLYNSPIQTDTLSFNVNIIPDVESFYISSFEIINSNRIKIIFNFNVDASSAMNPDNYEFSPENSVTSVEIDQSNPKVIYLNINKQKPIGSIGKEYRLRLSNIMSSSMIPINEGAGSYLVLTSFAKDLSDVYVYPNPAKVGDGLGTVTFANLPQKARINIWTVSGKFVTELEENDGDGGFIYDLKNNSGEDLDSGVYIYRVIRLDNTNNEVEEKLGKFAVLK; encoded by the coding sequence ATGAGACTTAATGCCGTTGTTATTTTTATCATTGCATTATTCTTAAATGAGTCCGTTCAATCACAAACAACCTATTTCATAAAATACAAAGCCAATATCTCCTTCAGTGAAGTTGATAGGAGGATAACAGAAAAAACTATTAGCGATGCGGTCAACCTCAGGATGGTATCACTTCCGGAATTCAGCCTGAGCTACCTTGCAAAAGGATTGGGAATGGGAGATGAAATTCTCGGCAGAATAATAAAAATAAATTTTGCTGATGATGTCGATGAATCTAACCTGGTTTCAGTCCTCTCTGTTGATCCCGATATTGAATACATACAAAAATCCACAACTTATAAAATGGATTTAATTCCCAATGATAGTTTGGTATCGCAGCAATGGGCACTTGAAAAAATAAATGCATTCGATGCATGGAATATTATAACAGGTGTGGATACAGTATTACTTGCAATCATCGATACAGGAATAGAATATTTTCATCCGGACTTACAAAACAAAATTTATTATAACCAAGGTGAAATGGGTTTAGATCAATTTGGTAATGATAAAAAATCAAACAGCATTGATGATGACTTAAACGGATTTGTTGATGACTATATGGGATGGGATTTTGTTGACAGAGTTGGAGTACCGACTGATACAAATGCAGGTGACTTTCATAACTGGGACAATATACCTTATGACGCTCGCAAAGGTTCAAATGGAAATCATGGAACTTTTGTGGGAGGAATTGCAGGAGCTGAATTTAATAATACTCACGGTATTGCCGGAGTAGCACCATCAATTAAACTACTTAACATTCGGTCATTTGATAACGGCGGTTCTGGTGAGGAGGATGACGCTGCAGCAGCGATATTATATGCTGTTAGAATGGGTGCAAAAGTAATTAATATGAGTTGGGGCGATTATACATTTTCTTATGTATTGAGAGACGTCGTAAGATATGCCTACTCACAAAATGTAGTACTCATTGCCAGTTCAGGAAATTCCGGAAGGAATGAACTACATTATCCCTCCGGATATAGCGAAGTAATAAGTGTGGGCAATTCAACGGAAGAAGATTTTGTTGCCGGAAATTCTACATGGGGATCAACTATTGATTTAGTTGCACCGGGAACAAATATCTGGTCTACAGATATGGAAGGTAAGTACGTAAAGGCGGGAGGAACCTCTGCCTCCGCTCCATTTGTTTCCGGAACTGCTGCACTGATACTTTCCAAAAATAATTTTACTAATGAGGAAGTAAGACAAATTCTTAAATCTACTACTGATGACATTATGAGCACTGGCTGGGATTTAAGAAGCGGTGCGGGAAGGTTGAATCTTGAAAGAGCATTAAGAGTCTTAGCACCTTCAAATATAGGTTTCACTTTTCCTTTAATGGATTATGCGACAAACCTTGATACAATTTTAATTCGCGCCACTGTTTTATCTCCGTACTTTGTGAATTATTCTCTTGAAGTCGGAAGTGACATAACTCCCACCAGTTGGAATACACTTATTAGTAATGGACTAAATCAGTTTGGTGAATCAGAAATTTTCCGGCTTGATATCAGAAATTTTGTGGAAGGTATCTACACGCTCAGGTTATTAGTAACATTAAACAACGGAAGAACTTTGGAGGAAAGAGTTCATTTCCATGTAATGAGAACTCCACCGCAGGTTATTGAGGTTGGATTAGGTCCGATTTATTTTGGAGAGAGATCAACTATAAATGGCGAGTTTGTAACAAACCAATCCGCTATTATGCGAATGTACTACCGCAAGTATGGTGAGCCGGTTTACAATTTTGTTACTCTTGATGGATTTAATACAAACAATCAATTTGTAAAAGACCTTCACTATGGGTTTATCCCAACTGAAATTGTTCAGCCGAATACTCTTTACCAGGTTTATTTTGAAGCTGAAAATCTTGCCGGACTAAAAACAACAGTTGTTGATTCAACAAATAATAATCTTCCGTTTCTTATCCCGACCGAAGATTTACCAAAACCAACAACTTCTGTTCAAATGAATTTCAGTCTTGGCGAAGGGACTGTAATTTTTCCGGAGCCGGTAAGTTTTCTTTCAAATAATAATAATGAACTATTATCTCAGCCATTCAGGGAGGGAACTGATTTTGTCTTCTTCAATTATTATTTGAATGGCGATCAGTTCAGCCAGTACTCAACAGATTCATTATTAAGAAGGTATCCGTTGCGTTATGGTGATTTTAATAACAACGGTTTAAAAGATCTTTTGACAATTAACCAATCCAACATTCTGATGCTTGAACAGACTCAAGCAGGTTCATTTTCATTTGTTAAAAAAGATTCATCTGCAAAATTGTTTTATCCGATTTTAGTAAACGAACTCCTGAATGATGGAGTGAACTATATCATCACCCAAAATGAATCGCCGGACAGATACTTAATTTGGAAAGTGAATAGTGATCTTAGTACGAGTCTGGTAGATTCGACTTTCTATATAACCAGGTCAGATTCATTTGGATCAAACTATACAACAAGAAGTATGATAGTTGATGATATAGACAATGACGGAACAAAAGAAATCTGGTTTGTTGATGAGGATGGTGATCTGAAAAGTTATAAGGTGAATCCGGGACTTGTACTGACCAAATCCGATAGTTTAAATGTATTTGGTTTATCACCTGCTTTTCAACAGGATGTATTAAGCAGCGGAGATTATAACGGTGACGGGATAAAAGATATTGCGATCCTGTATAGCACAAACTCAATAGCACCCGCATTTCTGTTGTTGGTTGTAACATTTAGCAATCATTCACCAGTTATCCTGACGCAAAAAGTATTTCTTGATCAATCGGAAGGTTATGGTGGCGGCTTGGGGGTTGGCGCTGATGTGTATCAATCTCTGAAGTTTGTGGATGTAGATTCTGACGGAAAAGATGAACTGGTAGTTAACATTTTTCCATCATCTTACATATTTAAAAATATAAATAATGAAGATGAAATTATTTTTTATTCTGAAGGTTCAAATACAAAAAATGTTTTTGCAGGAGATTTGAATCAGAACGGAGTACCAGAAATATCATTTAAAATTAATGATGTATTCAGGTTTTTTGAGTTTGCAAATTCAAACAGGGCAGCAGTACCTGTCAATTTTTCAGGATATAGTGTTAGTCCTTCATCAATCAGATTAACCTGGCAGGGAAGCGGATCAAAATTTTATATTTATCGGGGAGAAGTTCCTAATAATCTTGCTTTAATTGATTCGTCTCAAAGCACTGAATATTCTGATTCAGCTGTTCAGGACAGTGTATTTTATTATTACTCGGTTCAGGCTTATGATCTTTCCAAGCCAGAGCCTTATTCATCATTAAGCAGAACAATCGAAGTGTATTCTCATGCACCAGGTAAACCCGTAAACGCAGTAAGTAATAGTAACAGAAGCATCATCGTTACTTTTTCTGAAAAGATGAAAAATGTGATAGAGAATTTGCAATCGTTTTTAGTTCCGAATTTTGGTTATCCGAATTCTGTTTCACCCAACACCCAGTATTCATATTTGCTGACGTTTAATTCAGACCTGCCAACAGGCACTCAGCAGATAATTATAAGTGATATAAAAGATCTTTATAATTCGCCTATTCAAACGGATACTCTGTCTTTCAATGTTAATATTATTCCTGACGTTGAATCATTTTATATTTCATCATTTGAAATAATTAATTCAAACAGGATTAAAATTATATTTAACTTTAATGTTGATGCTTCCTCTGCCATGAATCCGGACAATTATGAGTTCAGTCCGGAAAATTCTGTAACATCTGTTGAAATCGATCAATCAAATCCTAAGGTTATTTATCTGAATATCAATAAACAAAAACCAATTGGATCTATCGGGAAAGAGTACAGACTCAGACTTTCAAATATTATGTCATCATCTATGATACCAATAAATGAAGGTGCCGGAAGTTATCTTGTACTTACAAGTTTTGCAAAAGATTTAAGCGATGTATATGTATATCCAAATCCTGCAAAGGTTGGCGATGGTTTGGGAACTGTAACATTCGCGAACCTGCCGCAAAAAGCCAGGATAAATATCTGGACGGTCAGCGGAAAATTTGTCACAGAACTCGAAGAGAATGATGGAGACGGTGGATTCATTTATGATTTAAAAAACAATTCCGGTGAAGACCTGGATTCAGGAGTTTATATCTACCGGGTAATAAGACTCGATAATACCAACAATGAAGTTGAGGAAAAACTTGGTAAGTTTGCAGTGCTAAAATGA
- a CDS encoding TIGR02253 family HAD-type hydrolase, with the protein MIKAVIFDLDNTLVDFMKMKRRAIEEAIPAMIDSGLNIAPETASTMIDEIYKEQGIEYQQVFDMFLNKVLNKVDYKILSAGIVAYRRAREASLIPYPHVYSTLNRLLKMGIRMGILSDAPVKEAWLRLASLNFHHIMDAVVTFDDTGHRKPNPAPFLKVLERLEVKPENALMVGDWAERDIVGAANVGMKTAFAKYGDTFNTESHTADFELNDISELIKIIENENK; encoded by the coding sequence ATGATAAAAGCAGTAATTTTCGATCTGGACAATACTCTTGTTGATTTTATGAAAATGAAAAGAAGAGCAATTGAAGAAGCAATTCCTGCTATGATAGACTCAGGATTAAATATTGCCCCTGAAACTGCCAGTACTATGATTGACGAGATTTATAAGGAGCAGGGAATAGAATATCAGCAGGTTTTCGATATGTTCCTGAATAAAGTACTTAATAAAGTAGATTATAAAATTTTATCGGCAGGAATCGTTGCCTACAGAAGAGCAAGAGAAGCATCATTAATACCATATCCTCACGTGTATTCTACTTTGAACCGGCTTCTAAAAATGGGCATCCGGATGGGAATTCTTTCAGATGCGCCTGTGAAAGAAGCCTGGCTGCGATTGGCATCTTTAAATTTTCATCATATTATGGATGCTGTTGTTACGTTTGACGATACTGGTCATAGAAAACCTAACCCGGCACCGTTCCTGAAAGTTTTGGAAAGACTCGAAGTAAAACCTGAAAATGCTTTGATGGTAGGCGATTGGGCAGAAAGAGATATTGTCGGAGCTGCAAACGTTGGAATGAAAACTGCATTTGCTAAATACGGTGACACATTTAATACAGAATCTCATACAGCGGACTTTGAACTGAATGATATAAGTGAACTAATCAAGATTATAGAGAACGAAAATAAATAA
- a CDS encoding amidophosphoribosyltransferase, with protein sequence MNKIIENDKPKCFCGIFGIYGTPSAALQTYYGLHALQHRGQEASGIVTRSFNNKDKPVFNLQKGEGLVSEVFEDSNLFNTTLTGSAAIGHNRYSTTGSTKSRKNIQPFVVNYRLGNLAVSHNGNLTNAKELREELVREGAIFQTTSDTEVILHLIARSKLEDQVEQIREALNRIEGAYCLTILTDDKLIAARDPRGFRPLSIGKLNNAFVVASETCAFDIISAKFLREVNPGELVVIDEEAYQNGQIKSSNITDAVVSEKHCIFEYIYFSRPDSFIFGHNVDKMRRRLGKMLAKKYPVTDKDGEKVIVISVPDSSNTTALGYHHELKKTGVDSRLEIGLIRSHYIGRTFIQPGQEKREIGVRIKFNIVKGVLEGRTVVVVDDSIVRGTTSKQLINLIREAKPKAIHLRISSSPIMHPCYYGMDFPSREELIACRHNGNIKDIAKYLEVDSLEYLTIDEMLESVSEADSTKFCTACFSGEYPTEVDLNFKKEIYET encoded by the coding sequence ATGAATAAAATAATTGAAAACGATAAGCCGAAATGTTTTTGCGGAATATTTGGAATTTACGGAACGCCATCTGCTGCCTTACAAACTTATTATGGATTACACGCTTTGCAGCATAGGGGGCAAGAGGCAAGCGGGATTGTCACAAGGTCATTTAATAACAAAGATAAACCGGTCTTTAATTTACAAAAGGGTGAAGGGTTGGTTTCAGAAGTTTTTGAGGATTCAAATTTATTTAACACAACGTTGACAGGCAGCGCCGCTATCGGGCATAACCGCTATTCAACTACTGGTTCAACAAAATCGAGAAAGAACATTCAGCCTTTTGTTGTGAATTACAGGCTGGGAAACCTTGCTGTTTCCCATAACGGAAACCTTACAAATGCTAAAGAATTAAGAGAAGAACTAGTAAGAGAAGGCGCCATATTTCAAACCACAAGTGACACAGAAGTAATTCTCCATCTTATTGCCAGAAGTAAATTGGAAGACCAGGTTGAACAAATACGTGAAGCACTAAATAGAATTGAAGGAGCTTATTGCCTTACAATCCTTACTGATGATAAGTTAATTGCTGCACGGGATCCACGTGGATTTCGCCCGCTCTCAATCGGTAAACTTAATAATGCATTTGTTGTTGCTTCCGAGACTTGTGCATTTGACATTATCTCAGCTAAATTTTTGCGAGAAGTAAATCCCGGCGAATTAGTAGTTATTGATGAAGAAGCATATCAGAATGGTCAGATAAAAAGTTCTAATATTACGGACGCTGTTGTATCAGAAAAGCATTGCATTTTTGAATACATATACTTTTCACGTCCAGATAGTTTTATATTCGGTCATAATGTTGATAAGATGAGAAGACGCCTTGGTAAAATGCTTGCGAAAAAATACCCTGTTACCGATAAGGATGGCGAGAAGGTAATTGTCATAAGCGTACCGGATAGTTCAAATACAACTGCGCTTGGCTATCATCACGAACTAAAAAAGACAGGTGTTGATTCCAGGCTTGAGATCGGACTTATCAGAAGTCACTACATCGGAAGAACCTTTATTCAACCGGGACAGGAAAAAAGAGAGATCGGTGTCAGGATAAAGTTCAATATTGTTAAAGGAGTGCTTGAAGGCAGAACAGTTGTCGTTGTTGATGATTCAATCGTAAGAGGAACAACCTCCAAACAATTAATAAACCTAATCAGGGAAGCTAAACCAAAAGCTATTCATTTAAGAATTTCTTCATCACCTATAATGCATCCCTGTTATTATGGAATGGATTTCCCAAGCAGGGAAGAGTTGATTGCCTGCAGACATAATGGAAACATAAAAGATATTGCTAAGTACCTGGAAGTTGATAGTCTTGAATATCTGACAATTGATGAGATGCTTGAATCAGTTTCAGAAGCAGATTCAACAAAATTTTGTACTGCATGCTTTTCAGGTGAATATCCAACCGAAGTTGACCTAAATTTCAAAAAGGAAATATATGAGACTTAA
- a CDS encoding Ppx/GppA family phosphatase, whose amino-acid sequence MTVASIDIGTNTVLLLIAELNLEQRLLKPIIEKSSIPRIGKGLIKGNKFPDENLLRLYTILDDYSKFIKEYNCEQVFAVATNAFRIAANGSEIVEEIQKVFGIKVDIITGETEAYYSFKGAKADSEKSGTKVVIDIGGGSTEIISGSKNSIHYRKSFPIGVVTLSERFLLEQPPAATEIESAKESIIDVFSEKDLAILSPNNAVAVAGTPTTLACIKSGLKNFDAEVIDGSQLSVKDIDKAIIQLSHLSQVEMRSNFGNIIEGREDVILAGALILKHIMELLKLKNLTVSTRGIRYGVIEEFLNKV is encoded by the coding sequence ATGACTGTTGCTTCAATTGACATAGGGACAAATACTGTATTGCTGCTTATTGCTGAGTTAAATCTTGAACAAAGACTATTAAAACCAATAATTGAAAAATCAAGTATTCCAAGAATCGGTAAAGGGCTTATTAAAGGAAATAAATTCCCTGACGAAAACCTCCTGAGACTTTATACGATTCTGGATGATTATAGTAAGTTCATAAAAGAGTATAACTGCGAACAGGTATTTGCTGTTGCGACGAACGCATTTAGAATAGCTGCTAACGGTAGTGAGATCGTCGAGGAAATCCAGAAAGTATTTGGAATAAAAGTGGACATAATAACCGGTGAAACAGAAGCGTATTATTCTTTCAAGGGGGCAAAAGCAGATTCTGAAAAAAGCGGGACGAAGGTAGTTATTGATATTGGCGGTGGAAGTACAGAAATCATTTCAGGCAGCAAAAATTCTATACATTATCGAAAAAGTTTTCCAATTGGTGTTGTTACTTTAAGTGAAAGATTTTTATTGGAACAGCCACCGGCAGCTACCGAAATTGAATCTGCAAAAGAAAGTATTATAGATGTATTTTCTGAAAAAGATCTCGCTATTCTCTCGCCAAATAATGCAGTAGCAGTTGCTGGTACTCCGACTACACTTGCGTGTATTAAATCCGGGTTGAAAAATTTTGATGCTGAAGTAATCGATGGATCACAACTCTCCGTTAAAGATATCGATAAAGCTATAATCCAGCTTTCACATTTATCCCAGGTTGAGATGAGGTCAAATTTTGGGAATATAATTGAAGGACGTGAGGACGTAATTTTAGCTGGAGCGCTAATACTAAAGCATATAATGGAATTATTAAAATTAAAAAACCTAACTGTAAGTACCCGTGGGATCAGATATGGAGTAATAGAAGAATTTCTTAATAAAGTTTAA
- a CDS encoding 3-dehydroquinate dehydratase, translating to MRILVLNGPNLNMLGKRSKSHYGIKTLSLINEQLVKNFPEIELEFFQSNIEGELISKVQEAHNKFKGLIINPGGFAHTSVALRDALELLDIPKIEVHLSNVAARESFRSIMLTASVCNGYISGFKEYSYIAGIQLLKSLIKKKG from the coding sequence ATACGTATCTTAGTTCTGAATGGACCGAATCTGAATATGCTTGGCAAACGGAGCAAGTCGCATTACGGCATCAAGACTCTCTCTTTAATTAATGAACAGTTAGTCAAAAATTTTCCTGAGATCGAATTAGAATTCTTTCAAAGTAATATTGAGGGTGAATTAATTTCTAAAGTTCAGGAAGCGCATAACAAATTTAAAGGGTTAATTATTAATCCAGGAGGATTCGCCCATACTTCTGTCGCGTTAAGAGATGCACTTGAATTACTAGACATTCCCAAAATTGAAGTACATCTTTCAAATGTGGCAGCAAGGGAATCATTTAGGTCAATAATGTTAACTGCTTCTGTATGCAATGGTTATATAAGTGGTTTTAAAGAATATAGTTACATTGCAGGTATTCAGTTGCTCAAATCATTAATAAAAAAGAAAGGTTAA
- a CDS encoding MerR family transcriptional regulator, which translates to MKDLSIKKLYYSISEVSKITEMEQYVLRYWETEFEQLKPQKNRAGNRIYTNKDIQLILHIKTLLREKKYTIEGAKKILENYSPDGSSNGNDTSLHIVEPTAIEPKKEKPTLKKDLEEIRSLLEDLLVKFE; encoded by the coding sequence ATGAAAGACCTTTCTATTAAAAAGTTATATTACTCAATAAGTGAAGTGAGCAAGATAACTGAAATGGAGCAGTACGTATTACGTTACTGGGAAACTGAATTTGAGCAGTTAAAGCCTCAGAAAAACAGAGCCGGGAATAGAATTTATACTAACAAAGATATCCAGTTGATCTTGCATATAAAAACTCTGTTGAGGGAAAAAAAGTATACAATAGAAGGCGCAAAAAAAATTCTTGAAAATTATTCACCCGATGGATCATCGAATGGTAATGATACAAGTCTGCATATTGTTGAACCAACTGCAATTGAACCCAAGAAAGAAAAACCTACCCTTAAGAAAGATCTGGAAGAAATAAGATCTTTGCTCGAAGATCTTTTGGTGAAATTTGAATAA
- a CDS encoding CDP-alcohol phosphatidyltransferase family protein, translating to MIFKTKEIYTKSNLLSIFRLLLAVPFWFLLDNFNDDNIRMITFGLCLFASLTDILDGYLARKFNEVTEFGKIIDPLADKVAVGVIVLKLYLIGEISDFYFWIIILRDVLIFAGGIFITKKIGRVLPSNALGKLTVITIGIVILMVLLAVDRNNWVYLLFYYSSTVLIFISFFGYVLRASEFINSGKR from the coding sequence ATGATATTCAAGACAAAAGAGATATATACAAAGTCAAACCTGCTCAGTATTTTCAGACTTCTCCTTGCTGTGCCGTTCTGGTTTCTGCTTGACAACTTTAATGATGATAACATACGAATGATTACATTCGGACTTTGTTTATTCGCGTCGTTAACGGACATTCTTGACGGATACCTTGCAAGAAAGTTTAATGAAGTAACCGAGTTTGGAAAAATAATAGATCCTTTGGCAGATAAGGTTGCCGTAGGTGTAATAGTATTGAAGCTTTACCTGATCGGAGAAATTTCTGATTTTTATTTCTGGATAATCATTCTCCGGGACGTCCTGATATTTGCAGGAGGAATTTTTATAACAAAAAAAATCGGCAGGGTTCTGCCGTCTAATGCACTTGGTAAACTAACAGTTATCACAATTGGTATAGTAATATTGATGGTACTTTTAGCAGTCGATAGGAATAACTGGGTGTATCTTTTATTCTATTATTCCAGTACTGTTTTGATTTTTATTTCATTTTTTGGTTATGTACTACGAGCTTCAGAATTTATTAACTCAGGGAAACGATGA